In Nisaea acidiphila, the DNA window ATGAGCGCGGAAAAGAAAACGCCCCTGGTCTCCATCGAGGATCTGAACGTCAAGTTCGTCAGCCGCGAGGCGACGGTGAATGCGGTGAACGACGTGAACCTGACCCTGAACCATGGCGAGGTGCTTTGCATCATCGGCGAATCCGGTTCGGGCAAGAGCGTGAGCATGAAGGCGCTGATGCGCCTGTTGCCGGAACGGCGCTCGAAGATCGCCGGTAAGCTCTCGGTGGACGGCCAGGACGTGCTCGCCCTCAAGGGCAAGGAGCTTTCAAAGTTCCGTGGCGGCGAGGCGGCGATGATCTTTCAGGAGCCGATGACGGCGCTCGACCCGGTCTTCACGATCGGCCACCAGATCGCCGAAACGGTGCGCCGGCATGAGGGCTGTTCCTTCGAACAAGGCCTTGCGCGGGCGCTGGAGCTGCTCGAACTGGTGAAAGTTCCGTCGGCCGAGCGCCGCCTGAAGGCCTTTCCGCACGAGCTCTCCGGCGGTCTCCGCCAGCGCGCCATGATCGCTCTCGCGCTTTCCTGTCGGCCGAAGCTTTTGCTCGCGGACGAGCCGACCACGGCGCTGGACGCGACGGTGCAGATCCAGGTGCTGATCCTGATGCGCAAGCTGCAGCAGGAGCTCGGCATGGGCATGATCTTCGTGACTCACGATCTCGGAGTTGCGGCCGAGATCGCCGACCGAGTAGCGGTGATGTATGCCGGCCGCATCGTCGAAACCGGTACGGTGCAGGAAGTCCTGACCGATCCGAAACATCCCTACACCAAGGGCATGCTCTCCTCGACCGTGCACGGGAACATGCGCGGTAAGGATATCGAGGC includes these proteins:
- a CDS encoding ABC transporter ATP-binding protein, translating into MSAEKKTPLVSIEDLNVKFVSREATVNAVNDVNLTLNHGEVLCIIGESGSGKSVSMKALMRLLPERRSKIAGKLSVDGQDVLALKGKELSKFRGGEAAMIFQEPMTALDPVFTIGHQIAETVRRHEGCSFEQGLARALELLELVKVPSAERRLKAFPHELSGGLRQRAMIALALSCRPKLLLADEPTTALDATVQIQVLILMRKLQQELGMGMIFVTHDLGVAAEIADRVAVMYAGRIVETGTVQEVLTDPKHPYTKGMLSSTVHGNMRGKDIEAIPGSPPDLRALPTGCSFAPRCPKADETCRAQLPPEVTLGPGRVARCLKLDDAPPAARPERESVLA